The Cygnus olor isolate bCygOlo1 chromosome 10, bCygOlo1.pri.v2, whole genome shotgun sequence genomic interval GTCAACTGGGATTCCTCAGAACAGTCCTTATTAAACCAGTGATGTGCTGTGCGCTTTGTTAATGGGCTGCACTGGAACTGTACGACTTCATGTTGTCAGCACTCTGTCCTCACACCGGTGGGAAATACTTTTTGGAACCATCTAAATTGACCAACAGTGTATGGCTGGAACTTTTATGTTCAAATATGCTTTGATAGCAGGTACTGACAGTCATTGGGTATTCAATACAGTCTGTAAGCCTTTCTCCCAGCCCCAAGGTTAGTATTAATGGGACTTTCTGTTGATGCTCTCTGTGAGGAAACTAAGACTAGAAGTTGCCTAAGTTTCCCATTAGAACAGCTTCTGAATTCAAGTTCACCTTGCAGGTGATTCTCTCTGTTCCTGACCATGGCATCTGTATTCTGAGGACAGCTGAAGGGCGCTGTGATCCTTAATAGTCAAATGGCTTTCATCACTGTTAGCTTGGAGTGTGCATAGGCACATTGAAAGGCTTATGTCAGCATGTGCTTACATTTGTGTTTTGACGCGAGTTCTTTTTATACACTTTGTTTAAATAAGAAACTCCGACTCTGTATGGAGAAGGTTGACCAGAAGGCGCCAGAATATATAAAGATGGCAGAATCGCTAAAGTAAGCCCTATTTACTAATTTTGTTTGTGAATATATGCGTTTTTATGCAGCTGTAAGAATGAGAAGTAGTAAAGAAGTGGTGTGCTAAGGCTACAAGATTGTGTAGGTCATGAGAAAgtactctatttttttaaaaatctagaCAAATACCTGTCCAAACCCAATGTTAATTAATGGAATAGATTATTAAAGCAAGTATTAAAGCTGATGAGTGTCATCCCTGTGATCTCTTACTAATTAACATATGACTTATTAATTCCAGAGTTTTGGTGCATCACTTGGGTGCCtggattaatattttcttcccataaatttgtatttaaaaataatttttaaaaagtaataatgctAGGGTTATGCTTTCAACTTGTAGAATGGGAGAAATTCTATGGTTTTATCAGTCTTAAATACAGCTTCTGATTTAAGCATAGTCAGAATTTAATGTTACAGAACTGAATATAATTAGGACTTACATTACTTACATCCTTAATTGTAATGACCTGCTGAAAGACTTGCCATACTGAATAAATGTAATATAAGCCTGCCACATGTGCTTAATGTATGAAATGTAATAGAGTAGTGAAGACTAGAGGGAAAAACAGTACATTTCTTGGCTATAAAAAAGTCACTTCTGCCATTTGCGGTATTGCTGAAATTGATGGATTTCAAGGAGCTTATAGGGCAAAGAAGGAAGCTGTACAGCAAATTTCTGGAAGTTGTTCCAAAGGAGATGTGAAGTAGGCTACTATGAGGgttgtttttaatctgaatttgtactactaaaaatatttttttcataacataGTGAAAATTTCAGAGAATTAGCAGTATGCACAAATGCATACATGGTGTATACTGTGCTGACTTGGATCTTGACTCCTTCCCAAATTACAATGTTTGATCACCTCTTAAAGAGCACTAGGATCTCCCCTCAAAAGGATTGTAACAACAATCAcgttttgcatttctttaaaccCTTACAAAAATGtgagtggttttgttttccctactTGACTTCCTGACTTTTTATGTTGTTGAATTAATTGGGGGGTTCCTTCCTTTATTCAGGTTTCACTTAGTAAATCTAAACACAGATACAACTATTCATCTGTGTTCAGTTCTTATAGAGGcagatatttaaatgttaagGTATGGTCACTTGTGACTTAGCTGACCCACTAAGGATCTTACAAGTTTTGCAGATTAAGAGATAAGTGTTACACTAAGGATTTTGCATTGCATACTTCATTCTGACTAGTACTGAGTcctgaaaagttatttttgaggGCATGAtcattattttgtgtatttgagATATAAAAGGAGAGGGAAGCTTAAAAACTTGTGAAGAGTCTTCCCtgttaaatgttaatttgttttctcaatAAATACAGGATTCTAGTGATTGGATCTCCGTGTAGATGCAGTTAGTTGCTAGCATCTTAAGTATGACACTCATATGGGGTTGTAGACTTGCTTTCTGACAAATGTAAGCAGAGAGAACTATTTTAGTGGTATAGTTGCTTATTCAATCAGTgagtgttttttcattttttttctgcacccagtggcctggaaaaaaaaacagaataaatgtatttgttagGTTGTGTACATTTTAGATATTATTGATAGAGTGGGATTCTTCTTGTATTAAAATCCAGTTTCTCCTATAagtgtaaataataaaatcataaataaaatgatctATTAAATCTTCACATTCATAAGTTGATTATCACTTTCCACTTCTGTCAGAATGAAAAGGCTTTTAAACACAATGagctcaaaataaaagcattttaaaggatTAGCTATCCTTACATTTGTTGACATCTCCTTGGGATAACTTCCAGTGTTGTATTTATTATTAGCTTGATGCACGGCTTACAATAaagttatatttatttcttagtGCCGGGGAGACGACTTACAGTCTTGAACATGCAAATGACTTGAGAGTGGAGATTCAAAGAGTATATGAATTTATAGATGCCTTAAGGTAAAGAAAGTGTGTGTGAGCTGtctcttgctttctctcatGTGCATCataacaataaagaaaaacaggattttttttttcctcttccaataCAGCTTGTGCTGTATATCCTTCTGTGATGACTTCTGTAGTTTTTCTTATTCTCAACTGTTGGGGCCTATGTTTGTGTAGCATCTACCTGCTTATTCATAGTCAACTTGTCTGCTCAGTTGTAATGAGGATGTTGAAAGGTAGATGCTGTTGCTGTGCGCTATCAAGCTCTACTTCCTTTTCCAACCATACATTCCTTTGTAGTGAAAATAACTTAAGTGCAGAGGAGACAAATAGAGGCatagttttttttaagtgttacaATTTGTAATATCTAGAATGGTTTACCTAAAAGAACAttggaaaatgttaatttgataCTGTCTgcctcattttctgttttattttccttggccCTTGTTTTTGAACTGATGAGATCGTACATTTGCTTTGATTCAGTAAGAAGATTTTGAATCTAGGCTTGCATGAAGAGCCCCAACCTCATCCTAAAACACTACAGCTTCAGAGAATGATAAGATACTCAGCTACACTTTTTGTTCAGGTAAATTAAACATACGTTACGAGCTGAATTTAAGTTTTATGTAGTATTGTCTTCTTTGCTGGGCATCCCCGTGGTTTAAAACTATTTTGACAGAATGTTTAGTTCTGTGGATTTTTCTGTAGTTCCACTGAATGGATAGTGTAGTCAGAGCAGTATTGTGTTCCGGGGCTTAAGAGATCTTTGCTTTGTCTCTGGTGGAGGTTGAGCCTAGCTAGCGGTATAGTTAAGGCAGCCATGATATGCTCAGACTTGCAGCAGTAACTATAGTGTAGAAGTCCCTCCTATTTGTCTGTGTTCTGTTGGtggtatttttatattcaagaaaaaaaaaaatcctgaaaactTGGCTGACCGCCTGCAagtaaaactgtaaatatttcaatttttgcCAGGAAAAACTGCTTGGCCTAATGTCCCTGCCAACCAAAGATCAGTACGAagaactgaagaagagaagactgcATATGGTAAGACAGGTTAAGATCTGTATCTTGTATGAGGGCCTCCTTCAAGGTCTCAAAGACATGCACAGTTATTTACAACTCAGAGTTAATCTCAATGTATTAGTACCTCTGTGTGTATGAATGAATAGCTGTCCTTAACACTGGacttcaaaaaaatttttttgctGTCGATCACTCCATGTCCATTTTCAGGGATTTGTGTAATACAGTTAGTGTATTTCTACCCAGAACAGAGAGACAGAGGTCAGTACTGAGAGCTGGGTACTTCTAGAAAGTAGCAATGACTTGCTTACTCGTGCTGTTGCTCTGCAGTACTGCAACAGAAAGCCTTTAAGTATCTTAGCTTACGTGGATTTTCAAATTGTGTTCTGGAGTTCATTTGCACAAGTAGAATTCGGAGACTTCTTTaggtggttttaaaaaaaaaaaaggaagaacaataTCTAGAATAAGGATGCATCTTCAGAGAggtttgggattattttttttccagttaggAGGGAGGACATCactaaatgtaaaataaaccaACTTTATGTTGAGGTAGAAgttgagaaataaaaatcattgcaTTCCAAAAGCTAGTATCATCAGTGATCTTTAACACTGATGCTCTATTACAGAAGTACCTGCTATAGTTGACTGTGATACAGTTACTGTACAAATCAGTTTGAGGCCACTCTTTGGACAGTTGGATTAGgcattttctgctctgtgtatAACACTGTCACTGCTCCTCCTTGCCCTCAAGTTTGTACAGGCAGATATGAAGGGGTATTAAGTACCTTCATAAATAAACTGAAGGGAAGCATCTAGGTAATATTATGAAAATGACCATTTTCTGCAGAGTAAGCAAAAATGGAACTGATCTGTTTGTGGCAGCAGTGTCTAAGGTAGATAAAGCCTAACTTTTTGTACCTatggatattaaaaataaataaatcgtGGTGTTCTCTCCCTACATGTTTGTTTTAGGCGGCTCTTGAAACACACAGAAgacaagaggaaaagcagaaggactCAACTTCCAGATCTGTAGCTGCAGTTAACGGTGATGCAAGTCACCTAAAAAAAGGAACAGTCAGGAAATCTGAAGGCTGGTTACCTACATCTAGCATATCTCGACAATGTGAGATAGCAGACCCACTTCTTCAGCAGATTGACAACATCACATCCTTTATTAAGCAAGCAAAAGCGGCTAATCGGCTAGACGAGGTCCGTATGTTGCAAGAGAACCTGAGGCAGCTTCAGGATGAATACGATCAACAACAAACTCTGAAAGCTATTGAGCTTTCTAGAAAAcaggcagaagaggaagagatgcAGAAGGAGGAACTTCAGGTCCTTTGTgaaaaagaatgggaaagagaaCACCACAAATTCATGTCTCAACATGCAAGGACACACTCCTTAGACTTCAGAGAAGTCAAGCAGCATCAGCATGAAGTTGCAAAAGAGAATCAGAACTTGATAGCACATGGATTGGATTTGGATATTACTCAGATGAAAGGGAACCCAAGTTTTGAAACTTCTGCTGTTCAACAGCCGCCAGCTAAAGAGTACTTTATCTTTCCAGTCAAACCTCAGAATGTCCCACAGTGCGACAAAGACCAGAATAGGGCAGCCTGTCTAAACCCCTTTGAAGATGAAGCAGATACCCCTCTATCAGATGAAGATCCTGCTAACCCATTTGCCAAAGACATTTCTCCactgatttctttctctaaCGCTGTTCTACAAAGTgataaaaaagaatataatcCATTTGAGAATGAGGAGGATGAACAAACTAATGGAGCATCTGTCAGTACTTCAAACCCCTTTGAAGAGGATGAAAATCCATGTCAAGAGTCTGGGGGCAATTGGAATTCTGGGAATCCATTTGAAGAGGGATCTTCTACCAATCCCTTTGAAGTGGAGGATGGCAATGAGATCTCAGAAGAGGAGGCTATAGAGGAGGAACTGCTTCTCCAACAGATAGATAATATCAAAGCCTATATATTTGATGCCAAACATAGTGGGAGAATGGATGAGGTGGAGGTACTGACAGAGAATTTGAAGGAATTGAAGTACACcttagcaaaacaaaaggagaaatccAACTGTTGAAGCAGCAGTAGGGCTGTGTAATAATTATTTCATGTCCACTGTTAAAGATGGGAAAGTAGAACAGATAAACAGGAGCACAGGTTACAAGAGGGAATTGGGAGAAtcttgtgggatttttttatgcACTTTCATTCACGTATTTCCACTACTACTCAgccttgaagaaagaaaattgaggAATGCtgctggtcttgaacacttaTACTAAGAAATTTTACAATAACTTGTTACGACCCTCTTAGTGGTAATTGGTCttattgtgtatttattttggtcAAAAGAGTTAAGTGGTAACAGGGAACTACAACTTGGAAATGGTTTCAGGGTTGGTTCGtcatctttcctcctttctcttgtGTTATTGTACTAGTTGTAGTATTGGTTTTTCAAGCGGCACTCTGActaaagagagatgaaaatgtttctaaaatgtatGCGTCTTTTGATAATGGCACAGTACAAGTGTTACAGGCTAGCCTAGTTGCCCTAATGGAGTTACAGGAAAGTGCTGTTAAAAGGCTGCTGTGATTCTTTGAGATACAGAATACACAGGCTGCAGATCAATTTTGTGCAATGCTAATACATAAAAGGGATTTTAAGACTATGAGGAAAAACTTTGTAACTGATCTTAACAtgagtaactttttaaaagtgtttataAAAATTCATGAGTAAAATTTGGGTGCTGCCCTTTCATCATTTCTCATTTCCCAGTTACTCTACGCACAAATTGCAGTGTAAGAGAGAAAGCTGAACTGGCTTCAGAGACCAGTCTGTGTGGGAATGAATACCTAAATGCTCATTCACAGGGAGAAGAATGTCAGGCTAGCACAAACTACAGTTTTAAAGGTGACACTGCAATCCCTAACTATATTGTGGAACTTGTATATTCCTTTATGTCTTCTGGGTAACGGAATGATCATGTTTGTTTTATCTGTGAGACTGGAACCCTCTTCATAGCATTCAGAGAACAGAAGTTCTATTTATAATGGAGAGCTGAAGTGCCACTAAACTGGAATTCAGTGAaagctgggctgtgctggtgccaaATAGCAGGTCCTATCTTATACTTCATTCCCatcaaaagaaattaagagaatCAGGCACATCTGTCTTAAATAAGAAGCTTCAGATTGGAGTCTTGGTGTGAACCTGTGACCTGGGGGATGGCTAGGGGTTGGCCAGCATATGTGGTGCAGGGAGGTTTAATGCTGGGCTTCTGAAGATTGATATGTAGACACTGATATCGAAATGTAGAATCATTCAATGTTAAGTCAGCATGTATCTCTGCAAAAGACTGTGCCTGATCTGGTTTGATTTTTGCCTTTGAGAGGCAGAGGTCCATCATCAGGCATCTGTGTTTGAAAAGGTGGTTGGGAGGAGTTAGTCAAAAGAGTGTATTTAATTAAAGCTGAAATAGAGGAAATTGGGCAGATCGCACTGTACAGCGCTAATAATGGTGGCCTTATACAGAAGTGCAGTTGTATGGAACAGGACACTTCTTTTAACTATGTCTCCAATAACATGAATAGCATAGCTATAATGTGAACATCACGTAATATTTCTGAGACACAGATATAATCATGCTACCTAAACAGCAAGAACCctagttttacttttttgtaaATATGTGGAGGTATGGACTTGTAGAACTTCtgtttcaaacaaacaaaacatcctCAGTAACACTAGTAAATGATCAAAATAATTTAGAGCAGCCATTTGAAGAACATAGATGTTCTTTTACTGTAGCATAAATTTGAGTTTGAAAAGTGTGCAGAATGGGTTGTCATAAGACCCTGAGGGTTTATACTTAGGTGTTTTATTATTGTTGATTGAGTCCCCTAGTGTTACTTTGCaccaaatgaaataaagaacaaaggATTCTGAAAGGTTGTAAAGTAGCACAAAAGTGCACTGTGGCACCAGACTTAGGAAGGCAGCAAGATAAAGAAACACATTAAGATAGCTAAACTTTATCCCCTTTATAcacagaattgttttaaaagtagTAGTATAAGGTAACTATTTAAGACAGACTAGTTTGTGAGTCAAGAGGACTACTCCCTGCATTATAACCCAAAACTTCTTTTGATGTTGATGCAAAAAGAATGTTTCAGTGgtttcagcttttgcttttagaagtgttttttccttgttgtaACTATCTTgcattctttgtattttcagtctAATACACTAATAAAGTATCCTTATTGTATATGTAACAACGTATTTTTACAAGCAGGTAACAGACTAGCATACCTCATGATCAGTGTCAGTGTTAAATGTG includes:
- the RBSN gene encoding rabenosyn-5 isoform X3 — protein: MRSHLSDFKKHRAARIDHYVVEVNKLIIRLEKLTSFDRANTESAKIRAIEKSVVPWVNDQDVPFCPDCGSKFSIRNRRHHCRLCGSIMCKKCMELVSLPLASKLTSASKEALSSHTSPSSSPNSVHGSRRGSISSISSVSSVLDEKDDDRIRCCQHCKDTLLKREQQIDEREYTPEIVKLYEKLRLCMEKVDQKAPEYIKMAESLNAGETTYSLEHANDLRVEIQRVYEFIDALSKKILNLGLHEEPQPHPKTLQLQRMIRYSATLFVQEKLLGLMSLPTKDQYEELKKRRLHMAALETHRRQEEKQKDSTSRSVAAVNGDASHLKKGTVRKSEGWLPTSSISRQCEIADPLLQQIDNITSFIKQAKAANRLDEVRMLQENLRQLQDEYDQQQTLKAIELSRKQAEEEEMQKEELQVLCEKEWEREHHKFMSQHARTHSLDFREVKQHQHEVAKENQNLIAHGLDLDITQMKGNPSFETSAVQQPPAKEYFIFPVKPQNVPQCDKDQNRAACLNPFEDEADTPLSDEDPANPFAKDISPLISFSNAVLQSDKKEYNPFENEEDEQTNGASVSTSNPFEEDENPCQESGGNWNSGNPFEEGSSTNPFEVEDGNEISEEEAIEEELLLQQIDNIKAYIFDAKHSGRMDEVEVLTENLKELKYTLAKQKEKSNC
- the RBSN gene encoding rabenosyn-5 isoform X1 gives rise to the protein MACGCPPPFGDPAEVREGFLCPLCLKDLRAFHQLQAHYEQEHSGEDRDVRAQLRNLVQKAKRAKKKLLKQEGDGRTDSGCQERYESFSYGGIDPYMWEPQEVGAMRSHLSDFKKHRAARIDHYVVEVNKLIIRLEKLTSFDRANTESAKIRAIEKSVVPWVNDQDVPFCPDCGSKFSIRNRRHHCRLCGSIMCKKCMELVSLPLASKLTSASKEALSSHTSPSSSPNSVHGSRRGSISSISSVSSVLDEKDDDRIRCCQHCKDTLLKREQQIDEREYTPEIVKLYEKLRLCMEKVDQKAPEYIKMAESLNAGETTYSLEHANDLRVEIQRVYEFIDALSKKILNLGLHEEPQPHPKTLQLQRMIRYSATLFVQEKLLGLMSLPTKDQYEELKKRRLHMAALETHRRQEEKQKDSTSRSVAAVNGDASHLKKGTVRKSEGWLPTSSISRQCEIADPLLQQIDNITSFIKQAKAANRLDEVRMLQENLRQLQDEYDQQQTLKAIELSRKQAEEEEMQKEELQVLCEKEWEREHHKFMSQHARTHSLDFREVKQHQHEVAKENQNLIAHGLDLDITQMKGNPSFETSAVQQPPAKEYFIFPVKPQNVPQCDKDQNRAACLNPFEDEADTPLSDEDPANPFAKDISPLISFSNAVLQSDKKEYNPFENEEDEQTNGASVSTSNPFEEDENPCQESGGNWNSGNPFEEGSSTNPFEVEDGNEISEEEAIEEELLLQQIDNIKAYIFDAKHSGRMDEVEVLTENLKELKYTLAKQKEKSNC
- the RBSN gene encoding rabenosyn-5 isoform X2, which codes for MWEPQEVGAMRSHLSDFKKHRAARIDHYVVEVNKLIIRLEKLTSFDRANTESAKIRAIEKSVVPWVNDQDVPFCPDCGSKFSIRNRRHHCRLCGSIMCKKCMELVSLPLASKLTSASKEALSSHTSPSSSPNSVHGSRRGSISSISSVSSVLDEKDDDRIRCCQHCKDTLLKREQQIDEREYTPEIVKLYEKLRLCMEKVDQKAPEYIKMAESLNAGETTYSLEHANDLRVEIQRVYEFIDALSKKILNLGLHEEPQPHPKTLQLQRMIRYSATLFVQEKLLGLMSLPTKDQYEELKKRRLHMAALETHRRQEEKQKDSTSRSVAAVNGDASHLKKGTVRKSEGWLPTSSISRQCEIADPLLQQIDNITSFIKQAKAANRLDEVRMLQENLRQLQDEYDQQQTLKAIELSRKQAEEEEMQKEELQVLCEKEWEREHHKFMSQHARTHSLDFREVKQHQHEVAKENQNLIAHGLDLDITQMKGNPSFETSAVQQPPAKEYFIFPVKPQNVPQCDKDQNRAACLNPFEDEADTPLSDEDPANPFAKDISPLISFSNAVLQSDKKEYNPFENEEDEQTNGASVSTSNPFEEDENPCQESGGNWNSGNPFEEGSSTNPFEVEDGNEISEEEAIEEELLLQQIDNIKAYIFDAKHSGRMDEVEVLTENLKELKYTLAKQKEKSNC